Proteins found in one Muntiacus reevesi chromosome 2, mMunRee1.1, whole genome shotgun sequence genomic segment:
- the DHDH gene encoding trans-1,2-dihydrobenzene-1,2-diol dehydrogenase isoform X2 gives MALRWGIVSAGLISSDFTTMLRMLPRSEHQVVAVAARDLSRAKEFAKKHDIPKAYGSYEELAKDPDVEVAYIGTQHPQHKAAVLLCLTAGKAVLCEKPMGVNAAEAIWTRFFPAVEALRSVLAQGTLGDLRVVRAEFGKNLTHVHRATDWAQAGGGLLDLGIYCLQFISMVFGAQKPEKIAAVGRRHETGVDDTVTVILQYPGGVHGSFTCSISAQLSNTVSVSGTKGMAQLLDPCWSPTELVVKGEHKEFPLPPAPGKEFNFTNGMGMSYEAKHVRECLQKGLKESPVIPLVESELLADILEEVRKAIGITFPQDKR, from the exons ATGGCGCTTCGCTGGGGCATCGTGTCGGCTGGTCTTATCTCCAGCGACTTCACGACGATGCTGCGGATGCTGCCTCGCTCTGAGCACCAG GTAGTGGCGGTAGCGGCCCGTGACCTGAGCCGGGCGAAGGAGTTTGCCAAGAAACACGACATCCCCAAGGCCTACGGATCCTACGAGGAACTGGCCAAGGATCCAGACGTGG AGGTGGCCTACATTGGCACCCAGCACCCCCAGCACAAGGCCGCAGTGTTACTCTGCCTGACAGCAGGCAAGGCTGTGTTGTGCGAGAAGCCCATGGGCGTGAACGCCGCGGAG GCTATTTGGACCCGGTTCTTCCCTGCTGTAGAGGCTCTGAGGTCTGTCCTGGCCCAGGGAACTCTGGGGGACCTTCGAGTGGTTCGGGCAGAATTTGGGAAGAATCTCACCCACGTACACCGGGCCACAGACTGGGCCCAGGCTGGAGGTGGCTTGTTAGACCTTGGCATCTACTGCCTCCAGTTTATCTCCATGGTCTTCGGTGCGCAGAAGCCAGAGAAGATTGCAGCTGTGGGAAGGCGCCATGAAACAG GTGTGGACGACACTGTCACTGTGATACTCCAGTACCCAGGAGGGGTCCACGGCAGCTTCACCTGCAGCATCTCTGCCCAGCTCTCCAACACAGTCTCCGTGAGTGGTACCAAGGGCATGGCCCAG CTCCTCGACCCCTGCTGGAGCCCAACAGAGCTGGTGGTGAAGGGGGAGCATAAGGAGTTCCCACTGCCTCCAGCCCCAGGCAAGGAGTTCAATTTTACAAATGGAATGGGCATGAGTTATGAGGCCAAGCATGTCCGGGAATGCCTGCAGAAAG GCCTGAAGGAAAGTCCTGTGATTCCTCTGGTGGAAAGTGAGCTCCTGGCTGACATCCTTGAGGAGGTGAGGAAGGCCATTGGAATCACCTTCCCCCAAGACAAACGCTGA
- the DHDH gene encoding trans-1,2-dihydrobenzene-1,2-diol dehydrogenase isoform X1, producing MALRWGIVSAGLISSDFTTMLRMLPRSEHQVVAVAARDLSRAKEFAKKHDIPKAYGSYEELAKDPDVEVAYIGTQHPQHKAAVLLCLTAGKAVLCEKPMGVNAAEVREMVAEARSRGLFLMEAIWTRFFPAVEALRSVLAQGTLGDLRVVRAEFGKNLTHVHRATDWAQAGGGLLDLGIYCLQFISMVFGAQKPEKIAAVGRRHETGVDDTVTVILQYPGGVHGSFTCSISAQLSNTVSVSGTKGMAQLLDPCWSPTELVVKGEHKEFPLPPAPGKEFNFTNGMGMSYEAKHVRECLQKGLKESPVIPLVESELLADILEEVRKAIGITFPQDKR from the exons ATGGCGCTTCGCTGGGGCATCGTGTCGGCTGGTCTTATCTCCAGCGACTTCACGACGATGCTGCGGATGCTGCCTCGCTCTGAGCACCAG GTAGTGGCGGTAGCGGCCCGTGACCTGAGCCGGGCGAAGGAGTTTGCCAAGAAACACGACATCCCCAAGGCCTACGGATCCTACGAGGAACTGGCCAAGGATCCAGACGTGG AGGTGGCCTACATTGGCACCCAGCACCCCCAGCACAAGGCCGCAGTGTTACTCTGCCTGACAGCAGGCAAGGCTGTGTTGTGCGAGAAGCCCATGGGCGTGAACGCCGCGGAGGTGCGCGAAATGGTTGCTGAGGCCCGATCCCGAGGCCTCTTCCTTATGGAG GCTATTTGGACCCGGTTCTTCCCTGCTGTAGAGGCTCTGAGGTCTGTCCTGGCCCAGGGAACTCTGGGGGACCTTCGAGTGGTTCGGGCAGAATTTGGGAAGAATCTCACCCACGTACACCGGGCCACAGACTGGGCCCAGGCTGGAGGTGGCTTGTTAGACCTTGGCATCTACTGCCTCCAGTTTATCTCCATGGTCTTCGGTGCGCAGAAGCCAGAGAAGATTGCAGCTGTGGGAAGGCGCCATGAAACAG GTGTGGACGACACTGTCACTGTGATACTCCAGTACCCAGGAGGGGTCCACGGCAGCTTCACCTGCAGCATCTCTGCCCAGCTCTCCAACACAGTCTCCGTGAGTGGTACCAAGGGCATGGCCCAG CTCCTCGACCCCTGCTGGAGCCCAACAGAGCTGGTGGTGAAGGGGGAGCATAAGGAGTTCCCACTGCCTCCAGCCCCAGGCAAGGAGTTCAATTTTACAAATGGAATGGGCATGAGTTATGAGGCCAAGCATGTCCGGGAATGCCTGCAGAAAG GCCTGAAGGAAAGTCCTGTGATTCCTCTGGTGGAAAGTGAGCTCCTGGCTGACATCCTTGAGGAGGTGAGGAAGGCCATTGGAATCACCTTCCCCCAAGACAAACGCTGA
- the BAX gene encoding apoptosis regulator BAX isoform X1 encodes MDGSGEQPRGGGPTSSEQIMKTGALLLQGFIQDRAGRMGGETPELGLEQVPQDASTKKLSECLKRIGDELDSNMELQRMIAAVDTDSPREVFFRVAAEMFSDGNFNWGRVVALFYFASKLVLKALCTKVPELIRTIMGWTLDFLRERLLGWIQDQGGWDGLLSYFGTPTWQTVTIFVAGVLTASLTIWKKMG; translated from the exons ATGGACGGGTCCGGGGAGCAACCCAGAGGCGGGG GGCCCACCAGCTCTGAGCAGATCATGAAGACAGGGGCCCTTTTGCTTCAGGG TTTCATCCAGGACCGAGCAGGGCGAATGGGGGGAGAGACACCGGAGCTGGGCTTGGAGCAGGTGCCCCAGGACGCATCCACCAAGAAACTGAGCGAGTGTCTCAAGCGGATTGGAGATGAATTGGACAGTAACATGGAGCTGCAGAG GATGATTGCGGCCGTGGACACAGACTCTCCCCGAGAGGTCTTTTTCCGAGTGGCAGCTGAAATGTTTTCTGACGGCAACTTCAACTGGGGCCGGGTTGTCGCCCTTTTCTACTTTGCCAGCAAACTGGTGCTCAAG GCCCTGTGCACCAAGGTGCCCGAGTTGATCAGGACCATCATGGGCTGGACATTGGACTTCCTTCGAGAGCGGCTGCTGGGCTGGATCCAGGACCAGGGTGGTTGG GATGGCCTCCTCTCCTACTTTGGGACACCCACGTGGCAGACAGTGACCATCTTTGTGGCTGGAGTGCTCACTGCCTCACTCACCATCTGGAAGAAGATGGGCTGA
- the BAX gene encoding apoptosis regulator BAX isoform X2, with translation MIAAVDTDSPREVFFRVAAEMFSDGNFNWGRVVALFYFASKLVLKALCTKVPELIRTIMGWTLDFLRERLLGWIQDQGGWDGLLSYFGTPTWQTVTIFVAGVLTASLTIWKKMG, from the exons ATGATTGCGGCCGTGGACACAGACTCTCCCCGAGAGGTCTTTTTCCGAGTGGCAGCTGAAATGTTTTCTGACGGCAACTTCAACTGGGGCCGGGTTGTCGCCCTTTTCTACTTTGCCAGCAAACTGGTGCTCAAG GCCCTGTGCACCAAGGTGCCCGAGTTGATCAGGACCATCATGGGCTGGACATTGGACTTCCTTCGAGAGCGGCTGCTGGGCTGGATCCAGGACCAGGGTGGTTGG GATGGCCTCCTCTCCTACTTTGGGACACCCACGTGGCAGACAGTGACCATCTTTGTGGCTGGAGTGCTCACTGCCTCACTCACCATCTGGAAGAAGATGGGCTGA
- the FTL gene encoding ferritin light chain — protein MSSQIRQNYSTEVEAAVNRLVNMQLRASYTYLSLGFYFDRDDVALEGVGHFFRELAKEKREGAERLLKLQNQRGGRALFLDVQKPSQDEWGKTQDAMEAALLVEKNLNQALLDLHGLASARGDPHICDFLENHFLDEEVKLIKKMGDHLTNLRRLAGPQAGLGEYLFERLTLKHD, from the exons ATGAGCTCCCAGATTCGTCAGAATTATTCTACCGAGGTGGAGGCCGCCGTCAACCGCCTGGTTAACATGCAACTGCGGGCCTCCTACACCTACCTCTCTCTG GGCTTCTATTTCGACCGCGACGATGTGGCTCTGGAGGGTGTGGGTCACTTTTTTCGCGAATTGGCCAAGGAGAAGCGCGAGGGCGCGGAGCGTCTGTTGAAACTGCAAAACCAGCGTGGCGGCCGCGCCCTCTTCCTGGACGTGCAG AAGCCATCTCAAGATGAGTGGGGTAAAACCCAGGACGCTATGGAAGCCGCCCTTCTCGTAGAGAAGAACCTGAATCAAGCCCTGTTGGATCTGCATGGCCTGGCTTCTGCCCGCGGAGACCCCCAC ATCTGTGATTTCCTGGAGAACCACTTCCTAGATGAGGAAGTGAAACTCATCAAGAAGATGGGTGACCACCTGACCAACCTCCGCAGGCTGGCTGGTCCCCAGGCTGGGTTGGGCGAGTATCTCTTCGAGAGGCTCACCCTCAAGCACGACTAG